In Penaeus chinensis breed Huanghai No. 1 chromosome 11, ASM1920278v2, whole genome shotgun sequence, a genomic segment contains:
- the LOC125030413 gene encoding homeobox protein ceh-19-like, which translates to MPNTQGRDAAYICELELQLQYGCADIAPRPTGRRSRKPGVDRKPRQAYSAKQLERLEAEFKVDKYLSVSKRLELSQALNLTETQIKTWFQNRRTKWKKQMAARMRLAQRQGLLPPHLYPALPPIPPILGPYYPLTPHTHAHIVPPPPLLTPMSPPDPPFSSAHDPPTA; encoded by the exons atatatgtgaatTAGAGCTACAGTTGCAATACGGCTGTGCTGACATTG CCCCCCGCCCCACCGGTCGGAGGTCGCGGAAGCCTGGCGTCGACCGGAAACCTCGACAAGCCTACAGTGCTAAGCAGTTGGAGCGGCTAGAGGCAGAGTTTAAG GTGGACAAGTACCTGAGTGTGTCGAAGCGCCTGGAGCTGTCGCAGGCGCTCAACCTGACGGAGACGCAGATCAAGACATGGTTCCAGAATCGGAGGACCAAGTGGAAGAAGCAGATGGCCGCCCGCATGAGGCTGGCCCAGCGGCAAGGTCTCCTCCCGCCCCACCTCTACCCGGCTctcccgcccatcccgcccattcTCGGTCCCTACTACCCGCTCACGCCGCACACTCACGCCCACATCGtgcccccgcctcccctcctcacGCCCATGTCCCCGCCGGACCCGCCCTTCTCGTCAGCCCACGATCCGCCCACGGCTTAA